DNA sequence from the Hippopotamus amphibius kiboko isolate mHipAmp2 chromosome 1, mHipAmp2.hap2, whole genome shotgun sequence genome:
GGATAACGTATTTGTATTTGAGGGAGATGTCCATCAATGGGCAGATGAGTTTGTATGTGAGTATCTCTGACATTGTAGACCATTTAGATATAACAATACTTTAAAGTTCTGGATTCTCTTTGTATAAAACATGCCAAGAACTAGTATCTTATGTATTTGCTAGAAATGAAATTACTACCAATAGGTtaaatttccttcttctctctccttatCTTACACCATCACTGGGGAAAATACTGCTACCATTTAAATTGACTGATTTTCCAAGTAACAACAGGTAGATACAGATGTTAACACATCTCTAGCAAGGAAGAAAGGATTTATCTAATACTGTACTTATCCTTACCAAGTCACCAAGATCCAGGCCAAATAGGGCTAGGGAAGAAAGAGCATAGCTCCAATAAATCTCTTGCCTGTTTTGTGCACAACTGCAGAAAATAAAAGTTGGGTTCATTTCTGAATCTTTGCTCACCTCTGAGAATGTGAGTAGAGCATTCAGTATTTTCTCACCCTCATCCTCCTCATTGCTCTGTTACTTTTATTAACATACCTTTATTCTTATAATGGGTAGTTTCTTGATTCTAATTGTTCTTGTCTATCAGGCCATACCTTGTCTCATTTACCTCTTCACCTAACCTAGACTACACAGTCAATCATTTAAAACATGCCCTTTCAGACACCCTAAAGACACACACCTACTTATATTATCCCTCTAACATTTTCTTTAGCTTTCAACACACAGCCTAACTATTCATTTTCTCCATTCCTTCTGTTGAGCTTCTCAGCGTTTTAGTCACTTAACCAGGATTACTATATTCTCTACAAGTTGACTTTCACCTTTAGTTCAGTTGAGCCCTCAAGTGAATTCATAATTCCTGCCTAGAGGGattcttccatattttcttctctcttctcaaatTTTCAACTTCATTCCCATCACCTGGTTCTCAGATGATTTATCCAGAGAGATAAGTCATCAAATATGAACTCAATGGCTCTCTTCTtacatcaatatttttctttatattctctaTAATTCATTTGCTACTAAGGAAAATATCACCCCACTTTTAAGGCCAACCctatgttcttatttttctctctattctattctctttcatatttttcatcttcatcttcattctttctctacCTGTCTCATCTTCAGTATCTCCCTCTTTACTTGCTTCTTTCCCTCTCACTAAAAAACACTTTGCAAAGGCTTTGTGTGGAATAAAGTTACAGGATGTAAAATGCACTTTAAAAGATTCACCTGATAATTGTGTCAGAGCAGTAGTATGCCATAATGAGTTGGTGATCCTCCAAAACTGAGTTTGAGCCACTTTACACAATCTATGTGGCTTAAGTTTCAGACTTCTTGTCAGTAAAAGTCTGATGATAAATATTGTACATGCACTGTAGGGATGatttaataattaaatgagataatacaattAAAGATCCTAGAATAGGTCCTGGGAAATAATAGGGGAACCAATAAGTATTCTTATAGTTATTGAATCAAAGAAATGTTATTAATTGTAGGATGCACCATTACTTGTGtgctaccaagaaaaaaaagccaattaaattattataaaccATCAATTATAAGGTGCATCCTGCTTTAAGtggatattatattttaaatattattatattttatgtaaataaggACAGTATTGTAGCCAATCCCaattgaaagaaagaaggcaCTACATGGgaacaataatataaaattattcatcttagaataacaatttttattattgttataatacTTGAAAGGAGAGTGTACTGAAATTAGATAGGTGATCAAGAAGACTATTTTACAAGCCTATGCACATAAAGAGCAGTAAAGGAATCCAGTTAATGATATCTGGGAACTCTGCACTAACCTTGCAAATTTTCTTTAATCATGAAAGtaagtacaaattaaaaataaatttgagttaTCAGAACCTAGCCAGTTTTTATACAAACGTATCTTTCAAAGCTAACCATTCATAgataatatgaaatattatagaacgagaaaatttttaaatgtggtgATCCATGGCCTCCATTTCATCTTTATCTTACTATTTAATATTACTTGAAAAGTTGAGGTAATACACGAAAAGTTCAAAATGACTAATATCGTTAAATGATATCAAGGACTTACTTCACTAGAAGGACTTAAACGATCTTCTCCTGACTGTGGAAGGCTGGGGCTGAAGGCCATGAGGTCGGTCTTGGAAGGCCCCTCCCCAGAGCACACCCTCTGCCGCCTCTGCTGAGAGTAAGACAAGCTCCCCACCGCGCTGGAGCACACCAGCCTGGGCTTCCCGGGCCCGCACGCGCCCTCGCTGGGAGGCGCCGAGCACCGCAGCGCCGTGTACAGCAGCAGCGTGAGCACCAACAGGCTGGACACCGCGCAGATGGCGATGATCAGGTACACGTTCACATCCACGAACGCCGTCTCCGCGCCAGCGGCGCCCGTCGAAGCCCGCGAGGAGGCCTTGGGCGCCTGGCCGCTGTCCTCCAGCGACAGCAGCACGGTGGCCGTGGCCGTCAGCGCCGGCTCGCCGTGGTCCTTCACCAGCACCAGCAGGCGCTGGCGCGGCGCGTCCGCCTCGTCCAGGGCGCGCGTCGTGCTGATCTCGCCCGTGTACAGCCCCACGCGGAACGGGCTGCGCGCGCCCCCCGCCGCCGGCTGCAGCTCGTACGACAGCCACGCGTTGTAGCCCGAGTCCGCGTCCACCGCGCGCACCTTCGCCACCACGTGGCCCGCGCCCACAGACCGCGCCACCAGCTGGCTCAGcgcgcccgccgcgccgcccGGCCCTGGAGGCAGCAGCGCGGGCGCGTTGTCGTTCTCGTCCAGCACGAACACCTGCAGCGTCACGTTGCTGCCCAGAGGCGGCACGCCCGCGTCGCGCGCGCTCACCTGGAACTGCAGCAGCTCCAGCTCCTCGTGGTCCAGCGGCTGCAGCGCGTACACCTTGCCGCTCTCCGCGTGCACCGACACGTAGCTCGACAGCGCTCGCTCGCCCACCCGCCGCTCCACCAGCGAGTAGGACACCAGCGCGTTCTCGTGCGCGTCCGCGTCCCGCGCCGACACCGTGAAGATGTGGCAGCCTGGCGGGTTGTTCTCCTTCACGAACACCGTGACCTCGGGCTGCGCGAACGCGGGCGCGTTATCGTTCACGTCAGCCACCTCCACGGACATGCTGGCGGTGGCCGACAGCGAAGGCGAGCCCGAGTCCCTCGCTGTCACCACCATCTCATAGTTCGCCACTCTCTCCCGGTCCAGGGCATTGTCCAGCACCAGCAAATAGTAATTCTTAAAGGTGGATACCAGCTTGAAGGGGACCTGGGGTGTTAGTGAGCAGGTCACCTGACCGTTGGCGCCGGAGTCACGGTCGAACACGCTGATTAAGGCGATGACGGTGCCCACCTGAGCGTCCTCTCCCACTGGGAGCGACAGAGAAGTGATCATTAGCTCAGGGGTATTGTCATTCAGGTCCAGAACTTCCACCAGGACCGTGCAGTGACCTGCCATAGCAGGAATCCCTCTATCAATAGCGTTAACCTGAATTTCATACTTACTAGTCTCTTCAAAATCCAGTTTCCCGTAAATtctaatttcacctgtttctggATTTATTGAAAACGTACATTTCTCACTCACTGGCAAAATCATTCTGATTCTATAGGAAATTTCTCTATTTGGTCCTTCGTCTAGATCCGAAGCGTTTAGTTGAATCACTCTGGTGTCGTTTGGGATATTTTCAAACAGCACTACTTTATAGCCAGGCTTATCAAACTCAGGAGCATTGTCATTAACATCCAGGATGGTTATTTGAATCTGAACAGATCCTGTTAGCTCGGGTTTACCGCCATCCAGAGCGGTCAGCAACATGCTAAGTTCTGGCATTTCTTCTCTATCCAATGATTTCCGAAGAATGAGTTCAGGCAATACACTTTTATCTATTTTCGTTATAACTTTAAGAGTAAAATACTCATTTAGACTTAACCTATAGGTCAGAAGAGAGTTTAGGCCGATATCCGCATCGGAAGCGCCCTCTAGAGGAAAATGAGAGTCCAGAGGAGCAGATTCAGAAATAAGTACCCTTTGTTCTCCTCTGAACACCGGCGGGTTGTCGTTAATGTCCTTCACCTCTACCTCCACGTGAAACACCTGCAGCGGCCTGTCCACGATCACCTCCATGTGGATGCTGCACTCCGCGCTCCGCCCACACAGCTCCTCCCGGTCGATCCGAGAATTCACAAACAAAATGCCATTCTGCAGATTTACCTCCAGAAGGTCCCCGCTGCCTTTGGACGCCACCCGGAACAGGCGCGGCACCAGCTCcgccagctccagccccaggtcCTGGGCGATGCGGCCCACAAAGGTGCCGTGTTTGGCTTCCTCAGAGACCGAATAATGGACCTGAccgctcccctcctcccaggctgcGAGGAGCAGAAGCGAGAGTAGCAGTTGACGAACTTCGAAGCCTCCTCGCCAGGTAAACACCATTGCAGATAAAGAGATCACTGAGATGAGACTGTCAGTTTTAAGAGATAGCTAGACTGCCAACATTTATGACCAGTCTCCCTTCCTGTAAGCATATATTTAGTAAATTTTACCCAGCATTCCGGTCAACATGGAGTTGATTCTATTCTGTGGATGGTTGGAATCTGGGCGTGGAGTTTTCCCTTTTCACCTTTTGAGTGTACAGCGACATCATGTGACTGATTATGTAAGTACAAGAAAGATCCTGAGGTTCTTGGTTTAGCCACTTTTTGGTTCACTTTAAATCTATTTTGACTTTTTGGATATTTTCATGGATTATTTGTAAATGcctatttatttaatatacataaGATTGGTAACAAAGCACAAATACTTCtattatacttcagtttttaaaatattctacttaAAAGTTGATCATAAAATAATCATTGAAATGTGGCATGTCAGAAACTACTCATTAGCTATCatagacaataaaataaagaataatatacATCATCCCTGCCCTTATAATTGCTTACAATTCACATTTGTAATGATTTTCATCCTTCATGAGCACTTCTTTCTAAGACTTTAGGAGAAAGCCAGGAATTCCCTCATttagtaaaggaaaagaaacaaatatctcattcatataaattattttattcataaatctGGTGAATATTAGAATTCATCATAAATATGGGAGACTGTTTTTGGTTCCTTGATGCTCAAATGTGATGACTTTTCATACAACTGCTCTCATTCTTATAATGTGTTGAAAAATGAAGCTTGGGTGCAAATTCTGGAATATTTTACTCTAGCAGGAGTAAAGCATTTTCATGTAAAATGTTGAGTCAAATTTCATAGTATTCTGAAGTGGCAGTAGAGCACTAATATGAAAAAGATCTCATGAAATGTTTTGGAGCCGAATCTCATTGACAAAAGTCAAAAGGATATGAAATTCATAATGACCATTTAGTTTCCCTCTACATCTTTCCTTCCAGGCCAGTTAGTAGTTACACAGTATATGCTTCTCTTCAGAAAATCACAATGGTGACTATaattcaagggagaaaaaaaaacttttcataattttaattattaattaattcaagAACAGCtttaagggaaaacaaaacagataagatcacacagctagctatgaacaagtaaatatattatttgtaagctcatttaaattcaaatcaaaatgttTAAGTCAATAATTTGTCACCATTCCTTTTACatgtaataaaggaaattgagaaaTGAAATCTTTATAGAACCAGAAAATAACCAAGAATGGTTCTGCAAGTATAAAATAACTTAAATCAACTACTACACTGGCtcttaattaatgaaaaatatatttgaattttgataCTATCAGACTATTTAAATTGTCTATCACCATCAAGCTTCCTCATTTTATATCTTCCACTTACAAAAATAGTTGATATACCATAATTGGTAAGGAACCTTATTGTAGTGTGTATCTAGTCCTTGCACAATgttagatataataaaattattaaacatagGAACATCTAAATTCAGCTTAATACTTAAACTACAAAATAGGatgaaattataattttacatCATAGACTGTaatcctgaaattaaaaataagtataaaagacACTAAATTTGTACAATAGAAATTAATCAACATAATTTGGAATTATCTAAAATATGCATTGATTACTTATGTACTGTGTAAAAGTAatgatttgcaaatttttaaCCTGTACTTAGCAcattccaatttcttttttattaaatttaaatgacattGAGTCATTTCAAGAACTTCACTTGGAAATAGGTTATAATGTGTGCCCTACctaacatacatatttatttatatttacaaaatttcataatttaaatcATGATTTAATCACTTTTGagtctgaaatattttatattttaaacttgtTGCCTAATTTGGAATAAAGAATGTAGACAATTAATATTGAAATACAAAGTTTCATAAACAGAGGTCCGAGAATGAGCTTCAGCATGGGGTCCttgaatattatgctaagtggaatgcTGTGTAATTTTAAGGGAAGAATGGCCACGTAgaactttcatcagattctcaaagaggTCAGTGATTCTGCCAACCTACACGTAGCTAAAAACCAGTGAATTAGAAGGATGACCTAGAAGTAAATGATCTTTGCTAGAATCTTCAGACATGGTTAAAccacatggaaaaaaatttttacaaacgccagcaataaaacatttaaagagaggaaatttaaaatgtgagatgaaggaggttggggttagcagacgtaagctattatatatggaatacataaacaacaaggtcctacagataactatattcagtatcctatgataaactataatggaaaagaatatatatatatttgagtcactttgctacacagcagaaattaacacaacattgtaaatcaacaatagttcaattaaaaatgagatgAATGAAATTGATAAACGTCAATAGACTTCACTTTGATagagttaattttttctttccacatAAACCCAGAAACTTAGGAAATAATGCCAACTAGCATATATTGCAGATATTATACACCTATATACATGCCTTTCAAATGACTTGATTGAGGAATATGAATAACTTTATTTGCCTAGTTACTTTGGAAGCATAAACTTGAGAGTTCTGTTTCACTACACAGTAGATAAATCTGTCATCATTTCATGgaacaaaatgtaaaatggaCAGAACTTTAAGTTATATTATTTCAATGAAATAAGCATACTAGAACAAAAggctgtatattttttttttactgcagatAATATGAaaacaggttttattttattggtaGAGAAAAACTAAGGATTATTCCTTAGGACAATAAATGTATGATGAatgtttaaaacaatagaaaaaaaggaaaatccttTCAGAACTAATTAACAGTGTCAAAATTTTGATACAAGCCTGAAGTGAGAAAAGTTAGTGGTCTAATAATGTGAAAAACATCAAGGCAATAGCCTGTTACAAAACGAAGAggataagtaaaatttaaataattgacAGTGATTATCTATATTACTGAGGATTAGAGATAAAATGAAGTGACATATAGATCAAATAACAGGAAAGTCATTCTTACATTTTATTAAACATGTTCTAACAAACATTAGGAGAAATTGTATATTTATTGGCTAAAATATCTAATACCTCTTATGATTAAAATTGGACATGTGTATCATTTGGCATTTCATTaacaaatgttctttaaaaagataaagtatagagcattcattaaaattttatatgaaacaaactggaattttaaaacttcaacatCGAATTCAAAAAGGTGGGAATCTATAGAACTTACCTGCCCAGGGTGATTTGATCCTGCCTCGTGCCTTTCCTCTCCGACTTCTCTATCCAGACCCGGGGGAAAAcaggggctgaatgccatgaggTCGGTCTTGGGAGGCCCCTCCCCAGAGCACACCCTCTGCCGCCTCTGCTGAGAGTAAGACAAGCTCCCCACTGCGCTAGAGCACACCAGCCTGGGCTTCCCGGGCCCGCACGCGCCCTCGCTGGGCGGCGCCGAGCACCGCAGCGCCGTGTACAGCAGCAGCGTGAGCACCAACAGGCTGGACACCGAGCAGATGGCGATGATCAGGTACACGTTCACATCCACGAACGCCGTCTCCGCGCCAGCGGCGCCCGTCGAAGCCCGCGAGGAGGCCTTGGGCGCCTGGCCGCTGTCCTCCAGCGACAGCAGCACGGTGGCCGTGGCCGTCAGCGCCGGCTCGCCGTGGTCCTTCACCAGCACCAGCAGGCGCTGGCGCGGCGCGTCCGCCTCGTCCAGGGCGCGCGTCGTGCTGATCTCGCCCGTGTACAGCCCCACGCGGAACGGGCTGCGCGCGCCCCCCGCCGCCGGCTGCAGCTCGTACGACAGCCACGCGTTGTAGCCCGAGTCCGCGTCCACCGCGCGCACCTTCGCCACCACGTGGCCCGCGCCCACAGACCGCGCCACCAGCTGGCTCAGcgcgcccgccgcgccgcccGGCCCTGGAGGCAGCAGCGCGGGCGCGTTGTCGTTCTCGTCCAGCACGAACACCTGCAGCGTCACGTTGCTGCCCAGAGGCGGCACGCCCGCGTCGCGCGCGCTCACCTGGAACTGCAGCAGCTCCAGCTCCTCGTGGTCCAGCGGCTGCAGCGCGTACACCTTGCCGCTCTCCGCGTGCACCGACACGTAGCTCGACAGCGCTCGCTCGCCCACCCGCCGCTCCACCAGCGAGTAGGACACCAGCGCGTTCTCGTGCGCGTCCGCGTCCCGCGCCGACACCGTGAAGATGTGGCAGCCTGGCGGGTTGTTCTCCTTCACGAACACCGTGACCTCGGGCTGCGCGAACGCGGGCGCGTTATCGTTCACGTCGGCCACCTCCACGGACACGCTGGCGGTGGCCGACAGAGAAGGTGAGCCCCCATCCCGCGCTGTCACCACCAATTTATAGACAGACACGCTCTCGCGGTCCAGAGCGCTGTCCAGCACTAGTGAATAATAGTTCTTGAACGTGGACACGATCTTGAAGGGGACGGTCGGCGTTAGAGAGCAGATCACCTGTCCGTTGGCACCAGAGTCACGGTCAGATACACTGATCAGCGCAATTACAGTGCTTAGCTGAGTGTCCTCTCGCACTGGTAGAGACAAGGAAGTCACAGTGACTTCAGGCGCGTTATCATTGGCATCTAAGATTTCGACCCAGACTGTACAGTGACCTGCCATTGGGGGATTCCCCTTATCTGTAGCCTGTACTTCGATTTCATAAAACTTGTTTTCTTCATAATCTAAAGTTCCATTGACCCTCACTTCTCCATTTTGTTCATGTAGTGTAAATAAACGTTTTCCATTGGGCTTAATCGACATCAAGGAGTATGTGACCTCCCCATTGACTCCTTCATCTTGATCTGTGGCGTTTAACTTTATCACAAGAGTTTCTTTAGCTGCATTTTCCATCAATCTCACCTTGTATTCTGATTGTTCAAATTCCGGATCATTGTCGTTAGTATCCAAGACGCGGACAAGGAGCTGAACTGTGCCAGTGAGCTCCGGTTTCCCTCCGTCTGCAGCCGTTAGTAGTAAATTAAGTTCCGGAGTTTTCTCTCTGTCCAGAGACTTCCTTAATGTAAGTGACAGCCTTTTAGTCTGCTTATTATTTGTTGGTAATTCTAAAGAAAAGTACTCATTTTGACTTAGTCTGTAGGTCAATTGAGCATTCTCTCCTATATCCGCATCAGAAGCTCCCTCTAGAGGAAAATGAGAGTCAGGTTGCTTAGATTCAGAAATCAGCAGCTTTTGTTCTCTGAGAGAGAATACTGGCGGATTATCGTTAATGTCCTTTACCTCCACCTCCACATGAAACACCTGCAGCGGCCTATCCACGATCACCTCCAGGTGGATGCTGCACTCCGCGCTCCGCCCACACAGCTCCTCCCGGTCGATCCGAGAATTCACAAACAAAATGCCATTCTGCAGATTTACCTCCAGAAGGTCGCTGCGGCCTTTGGATGCAATCCGGAACAGGCGCGGCACCAGCTCcgccagctccagccccaggtcCTGGGCGATGCGGCCCACGAAGGTGCCGTGTTTTGCCTCCTCGGGGATGGAGTAGTAGACCTGGCCGCTCCCCGCCTCCCAGGCTGCGAGAAGCAGAAGCGACAGCAGCAGTCGCCCGATGTCCAATCCCCTTCTTTCAGGCGCGAACATTGCATACATCGACTTCCCAAATAAGACTGTTTACATTTACAGAACCATAGACTCCAGTTTTGGGTTAAAAATCTTGCTGAATTTTTGAGAAGTTCCAAAGGATCCTTTAACGGTAGCATCCAGCAGGATGGACTCTTTAAACGGGAAGTTCCTGGCTGCTCAGACCAACCCCTGAATGAACTAAACCCTCCAAGTAAAGAGCGACACCTTGTGCCTGAAATTGTGAGTATTGTACACTACATCCAATACCACAGAATTTtacttgaagaaaaaaacagattatgTTTCAAGCTGTTTTATCCCCCAAAGAGTATTTTCAAAGTGTTTATTTGTGGAACATTCAG
Encoded proteins:
- the LOC130842696 gene encoding protocadherin alpha-11-like — its product is MFAPERRGLDIGRLLLSLLLLAAWEAGSGQVYYSIPEEAKHGTFVGRIAQDLGLELAELVPRLFRIASKGRSDLLEVNLQNGILFVNSRIDREELCGRSAECSIHLEVIVDRPLQVFHVEVEVKDINDNPPVFSLREQKLLISESKQPDSHFPLEGASDADIGENAQLTYRLSQNEYFSLELPTNNKQTKRLSLTLRKSLDREKTPELNLLLTAADGGKPELTGTVQLLVRVLDTNDNDPEFEQSEYKVRLMENAAKETLVIKLNATDQDEGVNGEVTYSLMSIKPNGKRLFTLHEQNGEVRVNGTLDYEENKFYEIEVQATDKGNPPMAGHCTVWVEILDANDNAPEVTVTSLSLPVREDTQLSTVIALISVSDRDSGANGQVICSLTPTVPFKIVSTFKNYYSLVLDSALDRESVSVYKLVVTARDGGSPSLSATASVSVEVADVNDNAPAFAQPEVTVFVKENNPPGCHIFTVSARDADAHENALVSYSLVERRVGERALSSYVSVHAESGKVYALQPLDHEELELLQFQVSARDAGVPPLGSNVTLQVFVLDENDNAPALLPPGPGGAAGALSQLVARSVGAGHVVAKVRAVDADSGYNAWLSYELQPAAGGARSPFRVGLYTGEISTTRALDEADAPRQRLLVLVKDHGEPALTATATVLLSLEDSGQAPKASSRASTGAAGAETAFVDVNVYLIIAICSVSSLLVLTLLLYTALRCSAPPSEGACGPGKPRLVCSSAVGSLSYSQQRRQRVCSGEGPPKTDLMAFSPCFPPGLDREVGEERHEAGSNHPGQIYIFFSIIVYHRILNIDYSL